Proteins from one Streptomyces sp. NBC_00289 genomic window:
- a CDS encoding sensor histidine kinase translates to MPAPSAPAPAPHPDERQFLQALTSDPEQRVIASVVTRLASWRRADRARPWVRRWGVPVFCLAVGSDAYANPHNISDPQLPIVLAFCVPLLWRERRPLLVFALTTTVSIVSLPLGVLTGAESARVVALFNVGRHCTPRQLAVATGITLVQLVAWAYFFWRGRQLEYVTRPEPVTLMVMVAMAAFAALGLLLRLAYAYIDALKKQRDQQARLATAQERARVSREMHDILGHTLAVIVGLADGAAALAEAKPERGAQTLRLIGVSGRDALAELRRLLAVIGDDHDGRDGAHGVPLAPQPGLADLDALLDRVRAAGPTVVLHAHGDLTGLAPGLQLSVYRIVQEALTNTVKYAVHDTSVHVSIAADPDPDTVRLTVEDTGPPRTPRARRGPTGGGRGLVGMRERAALYRGEVTASPNPHGGWTVHAVLHVLAPSSTATTTGENPWEPTHAQLWPES, encoded by the coding sequence GTGCCCGCACCGAGTGCCCCCGCGCCCGCCCCACACCCGGACGAACGCCAGTTCCTCCAGGCTCTGACGAGCGATCCCGAGCAGCGGGTGATCGCGTCGGTGGTCACCCGGCTCGCCTCGTGGCGGCGGGCCGACCGGGCCCGCCCCTGGGTCCGGAGGTGGGGGGTCCCGGTGTTCTGCCTCGCGGTCGGCAGCGACGCCTACGCCAACCCCCACAACATCAGCGACCCCCAGCTGCCGATCGTCCTCGCCTTCTGCGTTCCGCTGCTGTGGCGGGAACGACGCCCCCTGCTGGTCTTCGCCCTCACCACGACCGTCTCGATCGTGTCCCTCCCTCTCGGTGTGCTGACGGGCGCCGAGTCCGCCCGGGTGGTCGCCCTCTTCAATGTCGGCCGTCACTGCACCCCACGCCAACTGGCGGTCGCCACCGGCATCACCCTCGTGCAACTCGTCGCATGGGCCTACTTCTTCTGGCGCGGCCGGCAACTGGAGTACGTCACGCGTCCGGAGCCCGTGACGTTGATGGTGATGGTCGCCATGGCGGCGTTCGCGGCACTCGGTCTACTCCTGCGGCTGGCCTACGCCTACATCGACGCCCTGAAGAAGCAACGCGACCAGCAGGCCCGGCTCGCCACCGCGCAGGAACGCGCACGCGTCTCTCGGGAGATGCACGACATCCTCGGCCACACCCTCGCCGTCATCGTCGGCCTCGCCGACGGCGCCGCCGCTCTCGCCGAGGCCAAGCCCGAACGCGGCGCTCAGACCCTCCGTCTCATCGGCGTCAGCGGCCGCGACGCCCTGGCCGAACTGCGCCGCCTGCTCGCCGTCATAGGCGACGACCACGACGGCCGGGACGGGGCGCACGGCGTCCCACTGGCCCCGCAGCCCGGCCTCGCCGACCTTGACGCGCTGCTCGACCGGGTCCGCGCCGCCGGCCCCACCGTCGTCCTGCACGCGCACGGCGACCTCACCGGCCTGGCCCCCGGCCTCCAACTGTCCGTCTACCGCATCGTCCAGGAAGCCCTGACCAACACCGTCAAGTACGCCGTCCACGACACCTCGGTCCACGTCTCCATCGCCGCCGACCCCGACCCCGACACCGTGCGCCTCACCGTCGAGGACACCGGCCCGCCCCGCACGCCACGTGCCCGCCGTGGCCCGACCGGCGGTGGCCGGGGCCTGGTCGGTATGCGTGAGCGGGCCGCCCTCTACCGGGGCGAGGTCACCGCCAGCCCCAACCCGCACGGCGGCTGGACCGTCCACGCCGTCCTCCACGTGCTCGCCCCATCCAGCACCGCCACGACGACAGGAGAAAACCCATGGGAGCCTACGCACGCGCAGCTCTGGCCGGAATCGTGA
- a CDS encoding SGNH/GDSL hydrolase family protein → MGAYARAALAGIVSCGVLLTAVLIGRPDGNRDSFQDERPRPGPYVALGDSYTSGPKIPRQSGTPAGCDRSDHNYPALVARQLGVTAADFRDVSCSGATISALTAPQKTSNGTNPAQLSALSTRTRLVTLGIGGNDIGFGSTVTKCVTTGAMYRATGSGRLFSDDAPCEKQYVDGGTDEVRQKIQATGRRLSAALAEIERRAPKARVYVVGYPSILPAGGKGCGRELPLAPGDASYLHDKGEQLNTMLHEQAEAAGATYVDTYSPSVGHDACSAQKTRWIEPLQPSSPAAALHPNAHGEQGMADAVLRMIAS, encoded by the coding sequence ATGGGAGCCTACGCACGCGCAGCTCTGGCCGGAATCGTGAGCTGCGGTGTTCTGCTCACGGCCGTCCTCATCGGACGGCCGGACGGCAACCGGGACAGCTTCCAGGACGAACGACCGCGGCCGGGGCCCTACGTGGCGCTGGGCGACTCCTACACCTCCGGCCCGAAGATCCCCCGACAGTCAGGGACACCGGCCGGCTGCGACCGCTCCGACCACAACTACCCCGCCCTGGTGGCACGCCAACTCGGCGTGACGGCGGCCGACTTCAGGGACGTCAGCTGCAGCGGCGCCACCATCAGCGCCCTCACCGCGCCACAGAAGACGTCCAACGGCACCAATCCCGCCCAGCTCTCGGCCCTCTCGACACGGACGCGACTGGTCACCCTCGGCATCGGTGGCAACGACATCGGCTTCGGCTCGACGGTCACGAAATGCGTCACGACGGGTGCGATGTACCGCGCGACTGGCAGCGGCCGCCTCTTCTCCGACGACGCGCCCTGCGAGAAGCAGTACGTCGACGGCGGCACCGACGAAGTGCGACAGAAGATCCAGGCAACCGGCCGGAGGCTTTCCGCGGCGCTGGCCGAGATCGAACGGCGCGCGCCGAAGGCCCGGGTCTACGTCGTCGGCTATCCGTCGATCCTGCCCGCCGGAGGGAAGGGCTGCGGCAGGGAGCTGCCCCTCGCACCCGGCGACGCGAGCTACCTGCACGACAAGGGGGAGCAGCTCAACACCATGCTGCACGAGCAGGCCGAGGCAGCGGGAGCGACGTACGTCGACACCTACTCACCGTCCGTCGGGCACGATGCCTGCTCCGCGCAGAAAACCCGCTGGATAGAGCCCCTCCAGCCCAGCAGTCCGGCCGCCGCCCTCCACCCGAACGCGCACGGCGAGCAGGGCATGGCCGATGCCGTGCTCCGCATGATCGCTTCATAG
- a CDS encoding sensor histidine kinase codes for MTPTPPHDSRPELPEALTNDAEQRVIVSIIAWLSSWRWADRAHPRVRRWGVPLFCAALGLPSVLHPVGGSGVAEELVLTVAVAVPLLWRGRRPMLVFALITATAVLTESTGTLHGANASADVARIVALFNVGRFATPGRLLIAVAVSLTQLVAWAATLWRDGQLQYAARPEILILLGVVTVTAIAGLGLATRLVNVVIAALQKEKDQQARLAVAQERARVSKEMHDILGHTLAVIVGLADGAAGLTEAKPHRGAETLRIIAGSGRSALAELRRLLAVIGYESDRPHDAPLAPQPGLADLDPLIERVRAAGTAVTLGTDGDLTAPAPGLQLAVYRIVQEALTNTLKYAAADTSVRVRVSVGSDTVHVDVEDTGPPRAPRSRRRGTGSGRGLVGMRERAAIYQGRVTAGPNREGGWSVHARLLTAPPVKTIPTENPRT; via the coding sequence TTGACCCCCACCCCGCCACACGATTCCCGGCCTGAGCTGCCCGAGGCACTGACGAACGACGCCGAGCAGCGTGTCATCGTGTCGATCATCGCGTGGCTGTCGTCCTGGCGGTGGGCGGACCGGGCCCACCCCCGGGTCCGGAGGTGGGGTGTACCGCTGTTCTGCGCCGCCCTGGGACTGCCGTCCGTACTCCATCCCGTCGGCGGATCAGGGGTCGCCGAAGAGCTGGTCCTCACCGTCGCCGTGGCCGTTCCGCTGCTGTGGCGGGGGCGCAGGCCCATGCTGGTCTTCGCGCTCATCACCGCCACCGCCGTGCTGACGGAGTCCACCGGGACCCTCCACGGCGCCAACGCCAGTGCCGACGTCGCCCGCATCGTGGCCCTGTTCAACGTCGGCCGCTTCGCCACCCCCGGCCGGCTGCTCATCGCCGTCGCCGTCTCCCTGACGCAGCTCGTCGCCTGGGCCGCCACGCTCTGGCGCGACGGGCAGCTGCAGTACGCCGCACGGCCGGAAATCCTCATCCTGCTGGGGGTGGTGACCGTGACGGCCATCGCCGGTCTCGGTCTCGCCACCCGCCTGGTCAACGTCGTCATCGCCGCCCTGCAGAAGGAGAAGGACCAGCAGGCCCGACTCGCCGTCGCCCAGGAACGCGCCCGCGTCTCCAAGGAGATGCACGACATCCTCGGCCACACCCTCGCCGTGATCGTCGGTCTGGCCGACGGCGCCGCGGGCCTGACCGAGGCGAAGCCGCACCGCGGTGCCGAGACCCTGCGGATCATCGCCGGCAGCGGCCGCAGTGCCCTCGCCGAACTGCGCCGCCTCCTCGCCGTCATCGGCTACGAGAGCGACCGGCCGCACGATGCCCCGCTCGCCCCGCAGCCCGGCCTGGCCGACCTCGATCCGCTGATCGAACGTGTCCGCGCGGCAGGTACGGCCGTCACCCTCGGCACCGACGGTGACCTCACCGCACCGGCCCCCGGTCTCCAGCTCGCCGTCTACCGCATCGTCCAGGAAGCCCTCACCAACACTCTCAAGTACGCCGCCGCCGACACCTCCGTCCGCGTCCGGGTGTCCGTCGGTTCCGACACGGTCCACGTCGATGTCGAGGACACCGGCCCCCCGCGCGCACCCCGGTCCCGCAGACGGGGCACCGGAAGCGGCCGCGGTCTGGTCGGTATGCGCGAGCGTGCGGCCATCTACCAGGGCCGGGTCACCGCCGGGCCCAACCGCGAAGGCGGCTGGAGTGTCCACGCTCGCCTCCTGACCGCCCCGCCCGTCAAAACGATCCCAACGGAGAACCCCCGCACATGA
- a CDS encoding response regulator has product MTTVLIVDDQALQRLGFSMLLEQHPDLTLIGEAIHGAEAVRKAAELKPDVVLMDVRMPGMDGIEATRRIVESGGRSRILVLTTFDLDEYAYDALRAGASGFLLKDALPDELVAGIRAVAAGDAVISPGLTRKLIDAFGSRLPGHTPEQQRQLGRLTNREREVLTAVATGWSNTEIAERFSLAESTVKSHVSSILTKIGVRDRVQAVIFAYDTGLVRPA; this is encoded by the coding sequence ATGACCACCGTGCTCATCGTCGACGACCAGGCCCTGCAACGCCTCGGCTTCAGCATGCTCCTGGAACAGCACCCCGACCTGACCCTCATCGGTGAGGCCATCCATGGTGCCGAAGCCGTCCGCAAGGCCGCCGAGCTCAAGCCCGACGTCGTCCTCATGGACGTCCGTATGCCCGGCATGGACGGCATCGAGGCCACCAGACGCATCGTCGAGTCCGGCGGACGCTCCCGCATCCTGGTCCTGACCACCTTCGACCTCGACGAATACGCCTACGACGCCCTGCGCGCAGGAGCGTCCGGGTTCCTGCTCAAGGACGCCCTGCCCGACGAACTCGTCGCCGGCATCCGCGCGGTGGCCGCCGGAGACGCCGTCATCTCACCCGGTCTGACCCGCAAGCTCATCGACGCCTTCGGCAGCCGTCTGCCGGGCCACACGCCCGAACAGCAACGGCAGCTGGGCCGCCTCACCAACCGCGAACGCGAGGTGCTCACCGCCGTCGCGACCGGCTGGAGCAACACCGAGATCGCCGAACGCTTCTCCCTCGCCGAATCCACCGTCAAGTCGCACGTGAGCAGCATCCTCACCAAGATCGGAGTCCGGGACCGGGTCCAGGCCGTGATCTTCGCCTACGACACCGGCCTTGTCAGACCCGCCTGA
- a CDS encoding DedA family protein, with translation MNALSDILGHISPASAYAVVAAAVLAESILLVGAFIPTLTLLLTAGALARTGPLSLPLVIAAAAGAVVAGDFLAHRTGRFLGDRLRQGPMGRRIPGAAWHQAETLMTRHGGRAVFLARFLPVVRTLAPHSAGVTRLPYRHIAPYSVVAACVWATAEAGVGYAAATSLQRVLTLGGPALALVALMVIGGVLLWRRKRRPLSDEAQEPAPEPGTTPTATVRRV, from the coding sequence GTGAACGCGCTCTCCGACATCCTCGGTCATATCTCGCCGGCCTCGGCGTACGCGGTGGTGGCCGCCGCTGTCCTGGCCGAGTCGATCCTTCTCGTCGGCGCGTTCATCCCCACGTTGACCCTGCTCCTGACCGCCGGCGCCCTGGCCCGCACCGGCCCCCTCAGCCTTCCCCTCGTCATCGCCGCCGCGGCCGGAGCCGTGGTGGCGGGGGACTTCCTCGCCCACCGCACCGGCAGGTTCCTCGGTGACCGGCTGCGCCAAGGCCCCATGGGCCGTCGGATACCGGGTGCCGCCTGGCACCAGGCCGAGACGCTGATGACGCGCCACGGCGGCCGAGCGGTCTTCCTGGCCCGTTTCCTGCCGGTGGTGCGCACCCTCGCCCCGCACTCCGCGGGCGTCACCCGCCTGCCCTACCGCCACATCGCTCCCTACAGCGTCGTCGCCGCCTGTGTGTGGGCCACAGCGGAAGCAGGTGTCGGATACGCCGCCGCGACCTCTCTCCAGCGCGTCCTCACCCTGGGCGGCCCTGCCCTCGCCCTGGTCGCGCTGATGGTGATCGGGGGCGTGCTGCTATGGCGAAGGAAGCGCCGTCCGCTGTCTGATGAAGCCCAGGAACCGGCGCCCGAGCCTGGGACAACGCCAACCGCCACGGTCAGGCGGGTCTGA
- a CDS encoding class I SAM-dependent methyltransferase, which translates to MNDWTTSHDRVLAQRNAEGWMFLIEAARDLRTTGAVAPSGKALARALTDPVRAQAPRPLAVLEAGAGTGAVTRTLIPELPRASRLDIVEANPRFAARLRHLVTTHPDLAARPAQVNVHQTYVEQLDSDQRYDVIVSGLPLTNFTPLQVERIMARYMELLHPGGTLTYFAYLGTRKARALTASRAEARRHAAVDEIMAAYQRTYATGRWTVWANVPPAYVWHLQRPLVSTEKTDQPEPQTDWARR; encoded by the coding sequence ATGAACGACTGGACCACCTCCCACGACCGTGTCCTGGCGCAGCGCAATGCCGAAGGCTGGATGTTCCTGATCGAGGCAGCCCGTGATCTGCGCACCACGGGTGCCGTGGCCCCCAGCGGAAAGGCCCTGGCCCGTGCTCTGACCGATCCCGTACGGGCTCAGGCCCCCCGCCCGCTGGCCGTCCTGGAGGCCGGTGCCGGCACCGGCGCGGTCACCCGCACCCTGATACCCGAACTGCCCCGAGCCAGCCGACTGGACATCGTCGAGGCGAACCCACGTTTCGCCGCGCGACTGCGCCATCTAGTCACCACGCATCCAGACCTGGCGGCCAGGCCCGCACAGGTGAACGTGCATCAGACCTACGTCGAGCAGCTCGACAGCGACCAGCGGTACGACGTGATCGTCTCGGGGCTGCCGCTGACCAACTTCACGCCCTTGCAGGTCGAGCGCATCATGGCCCGCTACATGGAACTGCTCCACCCCGGCGGAACGCTGACCTACTTCGCCTACCTCGGCACCCGCAAGGCGCGTGCCCTGACGGCATCGCGAGCCGAAGCCCGCCGCCACGCCGCCGTCGACGAGATCATGGCCGCCTACCAGCGCACCTACGCCACGGGCCGCTGGACGGTATGGGCCAACGTTCCCCCCGCCTACGTCTGGCATCTGCAACGCCCCCTCGTCTCCACGGAAAAAACGGACCAGCCCGAACCGCAGACCGACTGGGCGAGGCGGTGA
- a CDS encoding sensor histidine kinase, protein MGQVSSREGRRWAVYGRGALVALCVLAAASNDISFDGRHLAPVITAALVCAVALLVPRLRWPVAPLLVTVATAWWGWPLLPLLAVALFDLAVDRRARVAVGCAVAALGANLLSYRATSLWTAQSYASTLLLPVLAVLVGLWLGGRRRLVRALAADVEHLRVESQLREEAARIAERSRIAAEMHDVLAHRLSLIALHTGVLATKGDMLPAPVAERLGLLRTASVEALTDLRDVLGVLRDPDAPPAGAALTPVMRDVGELADEARAAGQRVELTTDGLPEQAPTTHRLAVHRVVQEALTNARKHADGAPVTVRIDYRPPATLVEVTNPPGTPRTDTVGSGYGLVGLRERVTTLGGHLNAGPAGAGAWRVAARIPHPLGIEQNGTST, encoded by the coding sequence ATGGGCCAGGTGAGCAGCAGAGAAGGCCGCAGATGGGCGGTCTACGGGCGAGGCGCACTCGTGGCGTTGTGCGTACTGGCCGCCGCGTCGAACGACATCTCGTTCGACGGGCGCCACCTGGCCCCCGTCATCACCGCGGCGCTGGTGTGCGCAGTGGCCCTGCTCGTGCCCCGACTGCGCTGGCCGGTCGCGCCGCTGCTGGTCACCGTGGCCACGGCATGGTGGGGATGGCCATTGCTGCCGCTGCTGGCAGTCGCCCTGTTCGACCTGGCCGTGGATCGCCGGGCGCGGGTGGCGGTGGGATGTGCCGTCGCCGCCCTGGGCGCCAACCTGCTCAGCTACCGGGCCACCTCCCTATGGACGGCGCAGTCCTACGCGTCCACGCTGCTCCTCCCTGTGCTGGCCGTCCTCGTCGGGCTGTGGCTGGGTGGCCGGCGCCGCCTGGTCCGGGCACTGGCAGCCGACGTCGAGCACCTGCGCGTCGAGTCGCAGCTGCGCGAGGAAGCGGCCCGCATCGCGGAACGGTCCCGTATCGCCGCCGAGATGCACGACGTCCTGGCCCATCGCCTGAGCCTGATCGCGCTCCACACCGGCGTGCTGGCCACCAAGGGCGACATGCTGCCCGCACCGGTCGCGGAACGACTCGGTCTGCTGCGCACGGCGTCCGTCGAAGCCCTCACCGATCTCCGCGACGTTCTCGGTGTGCTGCGCGACCCCGACGCCCCGCCGGCCGGCGCCGCGCTCACGCCGGTGATGAGGGACGTAGGGGAACTGGCGGACGAGGCCCGCGCCGCCGGCCAACGCGTCGAGCTGACCACCGACGGCCTTCCCGAACAGGCTCCCACCACCCACCGCCTGGCCGTGCACCGCGTCGTCCAGGAAGCACTGACCAACGCCCGCAAGCACGCCGACGGCGCTCCGGTGACCGTACGCATCGACTACCGGCCGCCCGCCACCCTCGTCGAGGTCACCAACCCTCCTGGCACTCCCCGCACGGACACCGTCGGCAGCGGCTACGGACTCGTCGGCCTGCGCGAACGCGTCACCACCCTCGGCGGCCACCTGAACGCCGGACCGGCCGGCGCGGGCGCGTGGCGCGTGGCTGCCCGCATCCCCCACCCCCTCGGCATCGAGCAGAACGGCACCTCCACATGA
- a CDS encoding response regulator — protein sequence MIRAMIVDDDALVRLGLADLLDGDQDIEVVAQAADGLKAIEQATAHRIDVALVDVRMPRMDGIAATARLRALPHPPKVITLTTFDLDEYVYDALAAGADGFLLKDTDPAEILRAVHLVAAGSAMLHPAAARRLIDRYHATNQPQVTAAQARLERLTPRERDVLALLAQGDTNADIAARLAMRESTVKAHVSRILTALEVTNRVQAALVARDAGLAT from the coding sequence ATGATCCGCGCCATGATCGTCGACGACGATGCCCTGGTCCGCCTCGGCCTCGCCGACCTCCTCGACGGCGACCAGGACATCGAGGTGGTGGCCCAGGCCGCCGACGGCCTGAAGGCCATCGAGCAGGCCACCGCCCACCGCATCGACGTCGCCCTCGTCGACGTGCGCATGCCCCGCATGGACGGCATCGCCGCCACCGCCCGCCTACGAGCCCTGCCCCACCCGCCGAAGGTGATCACCCTGACCACCTTCGACCTCGACGAATACGTCTACGACGCCCTCGCCGCAGGAGCCGACGGGTTCCTGCTCAAGGACACCGACCCCGCCGAAATACTGCGCGCCGTCCACCTGGTGGCCGCCGGCTCGGCCATGCTCCACCCCGCCGCGGCCCGCCGCCTCATCGACCGCTACCACGCCACCAACCAACCCCAGGTCACCGCGGCCCAGGCCCGGCTGGAGCGGCTCACCCCCCGCGAACGCGACGTACTCGCCCTGCTCGCCCAGGGCGACACCAACGCCGACATCGCCGCCCGTCTCGCCATGCGCGAGAGCACCGTCAAGGCCCACGTGAGCCGCATCCTGACCGCGCTGGAGGTCACCAACCGCGTCCAAGCCGCCCTCGTGGCCCGCGACGCAGGCCTGGCCACCTGA
- a CDS encoding aldo/keto reductase codes for MSQHTTNLPQRTLGGQGLRAGAIGLGTMGMTMAYGASDDRSSIATISRAYELGVTLFDTAELYGLGSGSNEQLLGRAVKTFRDDILIATKFGFDLSDPTRFGAALDSRPERIREVTENSLRHLDTDHIDVLYQHRVDPDVPIEDVAGTVGELIAEGKVRYFGLSEAGPDTIRRAHTVHPVSVLQTEYSVFERAVEADVLPVVRELGIGFVPYSPLGRGFLTAAVKPSDEYSAYDMRSKDDRWQPGNYEKNLAAVRELTALARSKGIAVTQLALAWLLAQGDDIVPIPGTRSSQRLEENVAAAQVTLTSEDLARVQEILPHGSAGSRYPAAMMPTWQ; via the coding sequence ATGTCACAGCACACCACGAACCTTCCCCAGCGTACCCTCGGCGGCCAGGGCCTCAGGGCCGGGGCGATCGGGCTGGGCACGATGGGCATGACGATGGCCTACGGGGCTTCGGACGACCGGAGCAGTATCGCCACCATCAGCCGGGCCTACGAACTCGGGGTCACCCTCTTCGACACGGCAGAGCTGTACGGCCTGGGCAGCGGCAGCAACGAGCAGCTCCTCGGGCGCGCCGTGAAAACCTTCCGCGACGACATCCTGATCGCGACCAAGTTCGGTTTCGACCTCTCGGATCCGACCAGGTTCGGAGCCGCCCTGGACAGCCGCCCCGAGCGCATCCGCGAGGTCACCGAGAACAGCTTGCGCCACCTGGACACCGACCACATCGACGTGCTGTACCAGCACCGCGTCGACCCGGACGTCCCCATCGAGGACGTGGCGGGGACGGTCGGGGAGCTGATCGCCGAAGGCAAGGTCCGCTACTTCGGCCTGAGCGAGGCCGGCCCCGACACGATCCGCCGCGCCCACACCGTCCACCCGGTCTCGGTGCTCCAGACCGAGTACTCGGTGTTCGAGCGAGCCGTGGAGGCCGACGTCCTGCCGGTCGTACGGGAGCTGGGCATCGGCTTCGTTCCCTACTCTCCGCTGGGCCGCGGCTTCCTCACAGCCGCCGTCAAACCGTCCGACGAATACTCCGCCTACGACATGCGCAGCAAGGACGACCGCTGGCAGCCCGGCAACTACGAGAAGAACCTCGCCGCGGTCCGCGAGCTGACCGCACTGGCGCGGAGCAAGGGCATCGCGGTCACCCAGCTGGCGCTGGCCTGGCTGCTCGCACAGGGCGACGACATCGTTCCCATCCCGGGCACCCGCAGCTCGCAGCGTCTGGAAGAGAACGTGGCCGCCGCGCAGGTCACGCTCACATCCGAGGACCTCGCCCGCGTCCAGGAGATCCTGCCGCACGGATCGGCCGGCTCCCGCTACCCGGCGGCCATGATGCCGACCTGGCAGTAA
- a CDS encoding AraC family transcriptional regulator N-terminal domain-containing protein — translation MLDRLAAAIDRHCVGPGSDTAVPRLLLVAVEEPIEPTDLLYEPMICFVASGTKRATAGEVSQVARPGEMLLTTIDLPVTIELEQVPYQSAVMRFDDQALTEMLVELDETGQGAPLSAGGQVSAPMTPELVDAVTRWVQLLDTPEDIRPLATRIESEILYRLLRSSLGPVLRQWSPTDSATTRVREVARWICAHYTEPLSIDAIAAAAHMSPASLHRHFKAATGMSPLRYQKHLRLQEARRRLVAGDATAAQIAHAVGYVSATQFNREYRSTYGLPPGQDAARLRTRLTLSRTGTTRRA, via the coding sequence GTGTTGGACCGCCTCGCCGCGGCAATCGACCGTCACTGCGTGGGACCGGGCTCGGACACCGCTGTTCCCCGGCTTTTGCTGGTCGCGGTCGAAGAGCCCATCGAGCCCACCGACCTGCTGTACGAACCGATGATCTGCTTCGTCGCCAGTGGCACGAAACGCGCCACCGCCGGAGAAGTGAGCCAGGTGGCGCGACCCGGCGAGATGCTCCTCACCACGATCGACCTGCCCGTCACCATCGAGCTGGAGCAGGTGCCCTACCAGTCCGCCGTCATGCGGTTCGACGACCAGGCGCTCACCGAGATGCTCGTCGAGCTGGACGAAACAGGTCAGGGCGCCCCGTTGTCGGCCGGGGGGCAGGTGAGCGCGCCGATGACACCGGAACTCGTCGACGCGGTCACCCGCTGGGTCCAGCTCCTCGACACCCCCGAAGACATCCGCCCCCTCGCCACCCGGATCGAGAGCGAGATCCTCTACCGACTGCTGCGCAGCTCCCTCGGCCCCGTCCTGCGCCAGTGGTCGCCGACAGACTCGGCCACGACCCGGGTACGCGAGGTGGCCCGATGGATCTGCGCGCACTACACCGAGCCGCTCAGCATCGACGCGATCGCCGCCGCGGCACACATGAGCCCCGCCAGCTTGCACCGGCACTTCAAAGCGGCCACCGGCATGAGCCCGCTCAGGTACCAGAAACACCTACGGTTGCAGGAGGCGCGGCGGCGCCTGGTCGCCGGCGACGCCACCGCGGCCCAGATCGCTCACGCGGTCGGATACGTGAGCGCCACCCAGTTCAACCGCGAGTACCGCAGCACCTACGGCCTCCCGCCGGGCCAGGACGCGGCCCGGCTACGCACCCGACTCACCCTCAGCCGCACTGGCACAACACGGCGGGCATAG
- a CDS encoding NADP-dependent oxidoreductase, translating into MKAITYTEFGGPEVLRLEEVDEPHAGPGQVRLKVVAAGVNPLDSKIRNGWRLQIAPPFPVIPGVEAAGVVDEVGEGVTGVAVGDEVLGWTVTGAYAEHALAVDFGPKPADLDWDLAAALPVAVETSVRVLDALGVGEGDTLLLHGAAGVAGAVGVQLAVTRGATVIGTASPGNHDYLRSLGAIPVAYGAGLADRVREAASQGIDAVYDAAGAGDLEVSIDLRGGTDRIITIADLKAAELGVTFSGPGAPFGSRLGEYARLAADGKLTVRIAQSLLLEDAAKAQELSASGHAAGKLVLRP; encoded by the coding sequence ATGAAGGCGATCACCTACACCGAGTTCGGCGGCCCGGAAGTCCTCCGCCTCGAAGAGGTCGACGAGCCGCACGCCGGACCCGGGCAGGTGCGGCTGAAGGTCGTGGCGGCAGGGGTCAACCCGCTCGACTCCAAGATCCGCAACGGGTGGAGGCTGCAAATCGCCCCGCCGTTCCCGGTGATCCCCGGCGTGGAGGCGGCCGGCGTCGTCGACGAGGTCGGCGAAGGCGTGACCGGCGTCGCGGTGGGTGACGAGGTCCTGGGCTGGACCGTCACCGGCGCATACGCCGAGCACGCGCTGGCCGTCGACTTCGGCCCGAAGCCCGCGGACCTCGACTGGGACCTCGCCGCGGCACTGCCCGTCGCCGTCGAGACATCGGTCCGCGTGCTCGACGCCCTCGGCGTCGGGGAAGGCGACACGCTCCTGCTGCACGGAGCCGCGGGTGTGGCCGGCGCCGTCGGTGTTCAGCTCGCGGTCACCCGCGGCGCCACGGTCATTGGCACCGCCTCCCCCGGCAACCACGACTACCTGCGCTCGCTGGGCGCAATCCCGGTCGCCTACGGCGCCGGCCTGGCCGACCGGGTCCGCGAGGCCGCATCGCAGGGCATCGACGCCGTGTACGACGCCGCGGGGGCAGGCGACCTGGAGGTGTCGATCGACCTGCGCGGCGGCACCGACCGGATCATCACCATCGCCGATCTGAAGGCCGCCGAGCTGGGCGTCACCTTCTCCGGCCCCGGCGCCCCGTTCGGTTCCCGCCTCGGCGAGTACGCCCGCCTCGCAGCCGACGGCAAGCTCACGGTGCGCATCGCGCAGAGCCTTCTGCTGGAGGACGCCGCGAAGGCGCAGGAGCTGAGCGCGAGCGGTCACGCCGCCGGGAAGCTCGTCCTGCGGCCGTAG